A stretch of DNA from Campylobacter gracilis:
TGAAACAGCCTGATAATAACAATACTAAGCCTAATAAACCCGAGTAGAATTCCATCCCGTTGGGAATTGAAACTTTCTTCGAAAGGAATTTCTCCGCCGGTGCCCCAGGTAGAATCCCATCCCGTTGGGAATTGAAACTCATCGAGCAGCAGCTCTTTCGTATCCCACTTTTGGTAGAATTCCATCCCGTTGGGAATTAAAACTTCTGCCACTGCATTTATAGCGTCCCGTAGAAATGTGGAATAATTCTGTCCTTTGGAAATTGAAACGCCTAAATGGGCTTATTGCACGATTCGCGTAGGAGGTAGAATTTATCTTGTTGAAATCAAAACGGATTTACGCGATACGCCTTTTGCGGCGGAAATGGGTAGAATTCTCATCTCGCTATAAAATTTAAAAAGATTAGTTGTGGCTGGGATAGGATACAATATGGGGCACTTATATGAAATTTCATTCGGTTTCAATTCGCCTACTAAATATGTTAAATTTATGGATTACTAATGAAATTTTGGAGTTACTCACAAATTAAAATTTTAACGAACTGTATATTTGCCGCAATATAAATAGATTTAAATGCAACTTATTTAGTAGCAAATTCCAAAATATTTGTAAAAATGCACGCTAGGGATCTTAAAAGCTAAGTTAAAGTAAGAATTCCGCATTAATTTCAATTAAATTTACGCTACAAATTTAAGATCATGTGCCAAAGTTAGAATTTAAAATTAAATTAGATGATACCAAAGAGGCAGAAAGATGGAAAAATTTTTATAAAGTAAGAATTTGGCAACAACCTTTGAAACTGCAAAACAAAGAATATCGGCGTGCTCGTCATAAAAAGGAAAAATCATCTAAATTTAATGGATACTACTGCCTTTGCTACATAAAGTATAATAATTAAATGCCTCCGCCAATTATTTTTTAAAATTTTTAAAAAATTTCTTCAAAAGCGCCTTATAAAAAATCGCGAATTTCGACTCTTTTTTCTCATAAATCACGCGAAAAACGCCCTGTAGATCCAGCTTTTCTTGCAAAGTAATGTTTTGCACTCTACTCTCCTATAAGTTTTTTTATCTTATGCAGCACAAACGCAGCGTCGTCGCTATCGAGCTCGCACAACATCTGGCATATCGCGGTCGCGGCTTGCGGCTTGGTCGTGCCCAAGCGCCAGTCCTGATACGTCCGCATCGACACGCCTAACCTCTGCGCCATCGCGGCGTGCGAGATCTTTTTGCCGTTGTTTTTGGCCTCGACGGCATTGTGCAAAATGTTGAATATATCGCTCGTTTCTAACATATGAAAATTATACAAATTTATTCGTTAATTATACATAAAATCGTATAAAATGAATAAAAATCGTGTTATTCATAAGTAAAAATAGCAAAACGCTTCGTTTATCCGTATGAATTATACAGAATACTGCATAAAATAAACATAAAATTTTATAAAATTTTGCATATTATGCCGTAAAGATGAACCAGCTTGCACAAACAGGCATATTACAGAACGGCACATTAAATTTTAAAACGGGGATAGATGAAATTTTACACATCGAAGCTTTTGGGGTTTGATTTTTTTTGATCGGTTTTGGCAGCAATTACAAACAAGATGTAATTTTACCCTATGCCGAGCCATATCTGCCAGTACAAAGAGCGTTTCAATTCCTAGTGGAATAGAATTCTACGGAAAGGCGGTGAATGCGGGATATGTGAGTTTCGCATTTCAATTCCCGTTGGGAATTGAAACCAATCCGGGCGTTCGTATCGGAAGTGAAAACGGGTAGAATTTCATCCCGTTGGGAATTGAAACAGCACAAATGGCACGCTAGCGATATAAAAATACCGTATAATTTCATCCCGTTGGGAATTGAAACTGAGCGACCGCTGCCCGATCGAGGTGAAAAGGGTAGGGTAGAATTCCATCCCGTTGGGAATTGAAACCGCTTCGAGTCTGCACGCCGGTGGCCTTTGCTTGGGTAGAATTCCATCCCGTTGGGAATTGAAACACTACTGGAGCGCATTTTAGGGCATATAAGGATATGGTAGAATTCCATCCCGTTGGGAATTGAAATGCTCTATTTAAAATTTCATCTTTTCCTCTTTCATAGTAGCATTCTATAGAATTTATCGAGCCAAATCCTACCCGATAAAAATTTTTACCAAACAAAATTCCGGCTTAGATTTTAAAATTTATCGAGCAAGGTTCTGCGCCTCAGAGCTTAGAATTTTAAATTTAAGAAGCAGCGACTTCAAGCTGCGTGGTTCGAAACACGAGGATTTTAGATTATAAAATTTTGAAAGGTCGGTAGGATTAGAATTTTAAAATTCAAAGTCAATGATCGAAATTCCAAACCGCGCAACTTGAAATTTCAAATCTGAAGCGGAAGCAAATTTTAAGATCGTTCCAAAATTTACCTCTTTTAAATTCACATATCTCAAGCTCTATTCATAAAATTTTACGTATTAATTTACGTAAAATTTAGCTGAAAAACAATGCTAGTATAAGCTTATCCGCATTAAATTTTATCTCTTCTTTTTAGAATAAAAACCGCCACGGACGCGATTATTAGCGATGATAAAGCGCTTATCAGCATTAGATTAGAATTAAAATTTGGGCGATCAAACAGATGACCTAACCAGGTCAAATCGGCTCTTGTTAGGATTATCACAGCTAGCGAATAAGTATAAAATAAACTTATAAAAAATGCAGATGCGGCGGATATTTTATCTAGCAGAATAAAAGCCTTTATTTTGGAAAATACAAAACAGCAGATGATTAGAGGCAAAATTACCGTCGCGCAAAATAGATACAATATCATAGCGCCGAAAATATCGCTTTCGCTATCGCCCGCTTCTTCGTGCCAAGTTAGTTCAAAAGCTTTTAAAACGATAGAAAACGGATGCGCGATATCATAACCTCTATATTCCGTCAAAAAAACCGCATCTATGCTAGCAAATATAATACCCAAGCAATCCTATTGTGAAAAGGAGCAAGGCGATCCAGAATAAAATCCTCACCCCTTTTAGCTCAAAACATTTTTTAATGAACTCTTTTATCACTCTAGCCCCTACTTTATAGATTTTAAGATCAATTTGACTTTTATATCGCGTTTTATTTCGGCGCCTTCAAAACTCTTTGTCGTGATCTCTCATCAAATTTAAGCCTTTCGCTGCGCTAAATTTTAAAATTTACCGAGCTGAATTCTGATCGGATAAAAAACCATTTATCCTTTTCTTGCATCTATCAACGTGACTTTATAATTCTCACCTTGCTTATATAGTCCATCAAGCCCAAATACTATAAGTTGCTCTTTTAAAAGTGATAAAATTTCATCTACTGATATTTTTTCGCTACCATTTGGCACTATTGACAATACTTTCCAGACTTTATTATATTGGATACCTGAAACTTTTTCATCTAATCCATAATCAAGAACGATGTCAAATATATCACCTTTATAATAGAATTTCCACATTACTTTCGATAGATATGCGTGATCTATCTCTGGATCATTAAATAATTGAGTTTTCATAATCCAACAATCCAGTTTTTTATCTATAATCCAGCTCTTTTGACTTGGTAGTATCTTATATAATGGATTGTACTTATAGTAAATCTCGCTAAGTCCATACTTCTCATCATCCTCTTTAGTGATGATTGCATTT
This window harbors:
- a CDS encoding helix-turn-helix domain-containing protein; protein product: MLETSDIFNILHNAVEAKNNGKKISHAAMAQRLGVSMRTYQDWRLGTTKPQAATAICQMLCELDSDDAAFVLHKIKKLIGE